Proteins co-encoded in one Malus sylvestris chromosome 7, drMalSylv7.2, whole genome shotgun sequence genomic window:
- the LOC126629213 gene encoding uncharacterized protein LOC126629213, which translates to MALNLSGSDLEDEELERQVQEMAKKILEYRATLPDQLKNTFASILAAHRPAFSDRSGPGTSGASSLDAGQVASNKARLLADGDQTFEKMRLHKDKVPSNVAALHIVLKRAEECFFKIDELDPPKPNV; encoded by the exons ATGGCGCTGAACTTAAGCGGATCCGATCTGGAAGATGAGGAGCTGGAGCGCCAAGTGCAGGAAATGGCGAAGAAGATTCTCGAGTACAGAGCCACTTTACCAGACCAGCTCAAGAATACCTTCGCCTCCATTCTCGCTGCTCACCGGCCCGCTTTTTCCGATAGGTCGGGTCCTGGGACGTCCGGAGCTTCGAGTTTAG ATGCAGGGCAAGTTGCTTCTAATAAGGCAAGATTACTGGCTGATGGAGATCAGACTTTCGAGAAGATGCGACTGCACAAAGATAAAGTTCCCAGCAATGTTGCTGCCTTGCATATTGTTTTGAAGAGGGCGGAAGAATGTTTCTTTAAGATTGACGAATTAGATCCTCCAAAACCGAACGTCTGA
- the LOC126629212 gene encoding beta-amylase 7-like, with translation MASGLQKLITSEEDDDEEMEMDVKEEDDGDEEDDEDGEKHVDAAQMMVGVDGEMPTRSNNNNRFQQHHQFQEQVGTPGGGGARRCRPIEEKERTKLRERQRRAITARILAGLRRHGNYNLRVRADINDVIAALAREAGWVVLPDGTTFPSKSQGARLAGVNSAPVTSSSQMVSPHTPASLKGGTSSYQSPGELNACNIKGVYLPSLSPYDLPSSARSQSSSLVGEGACQTESHPLIGGSMDNIGDKQIVDIPLKLQERDFSSTANIPVYIMLPLGVINMKCELVDPDGLLKQLRVLKSVNVDGVMVDCWWGIVEGHAPQEYNWNGYRRLFQMVRELKLKLQVVMSFHECGGNVGDDVCIPLPHWVAEIGRSNPDIFFTDREGRRNPECLSWGIDKERVLRGRTAVEVYFDCMRSFRVEFDEYFKDGNISMIQVGLGPCGELRYPSCPVKHGWRYPGVGEFQCYDQYLLKSLRKAAEAKGHSFWGRGPENAGSYNSRPNETSFFSEGGDYDGYYGRFFLNWYSRVLVDHGDRVLSLAKLAFDGTCIAAKLSGLHWWYKTASHAAELTAGFYNSCNRDGYAPIMTMLKKHEATVKLACTELHVLDQHEEFQEALGDSEGLFWQVLNAAWDVCVPVSSENALACHDRISYNKILDNSKPLTDPDGRHLSSFTYLRLSPLLMERQNFMEFERFVRRMHGEAVVDHQVYSK, from the exons ATGGCTTCGGGTCTTCAGAAGTTAATCACAAGTGAAGAAGATGATGACGAAGAAATGGAGATGGACGTGAAAGAAGAGGACGATGgcgatgaagaagatgatgaagatggagAGAAGCATGTTGATGCCGCCCAAATGATGGTGGGCGTTGATGGGGAAATGCCAACAAGAAGTAATAATAATAACCGTTTTCAACAGCACCATCAATTTCAAGAACAAGTGGGGACTCCAGGAGGGGGAGGAGCTAGGAGGTGTAGACCGatagaagagaaagagagaactaAGTTAAGAGAACGGCAGCGCAGGGCTATCACTGCGAGGATCTTAGCAGGGCTGCGGAGACATGGAAATTATAATCTTAGAGTTAGGGCTGATATCAATGATGTAATTGCAGCTTTGGCTAGGGAAGCTGGCTGGGTTGTTCTTCCAGATGGAACAACGTTTCCTTCAAAATCTCAG GGTGCAAGGCTGGCTGGTGTCAATTCTGCGCCAGTGACATCATCCTCCCAAATGGTGTCCCCACATACTCCTGCTTCCCTTAAAGGAGGTACTTCTAGCTATCAGAGCCCTGGGGAGCTTAATGCTTGTAACATCAAAGGTGTTTATTTGCCCAGTTTATCACCTTATGATCTCCCCTCAAGTGCTCGGTCCCAAAGTTCATCCCTTGTGGGAGAAGGAGCATGTCAAACAGAGAGTCATCCTCTTATAGGTGGCTCCATGGATAATATTGGTGACAAACAG aTTGTTGACATACCCCTGAAGTTACAAGAACGCGATTTCTCCAGCACCGCTAACATTCCAGTTTATATAATGCTACCA CTTGGTGTCATTAATATGAAGTGTGAGCTGGTTGATCCAGATGGTCTATTAAAGCAGCTAAGGGTTTTGAAATCAGTTAATGTAGATGGGGTTATGGTTGATTGCTGGTGGGGAATAGTAGAAGGACATGCTCCACAGGAGTATAACTGGAATGGATACAGGAGGCTCTTTCAGATGGTGCGCGAGCTTAAGCTGAAGCTACAG GTTGTGATGTCATTTCATGAATGTGGAGGCAATGTTGGTGATGATGTGTGTATTCCACTGCCTCATTGGGTGGCTGAAATTGGTAGAAGCAACCCTGACATATTTTTCACCGATAGAGAGGGAAGACGTAATCCTGAATGCCTTTCGTGGGGAATTGACAAGGAACGAGTTCTAAGAGGCCGGACAGCTGTTGAG GTATACTTTGACTGCATGAGAAGCTTCCGTGTAGAGTTTGACGAGTACTTTAAAGATGGTAATATCTCCATGATTCAAGTTGGACTAGGTCCGTGTGGGGAATTGCGATACCCATCTTGTCCTGTAAAGCATGGTTGGCGATATCCCGGTGTCGGTGAATTTCAG TGTTACGATCAATATTTGCTGAAAAGTTTGAGGAAGGCAGCAGAAGCAAAGGGACACTCCTTCTGGGGTAGAGGTCCAGAAAATGCAGGTTCTTATAATTCCCGGCCAAATGAAACCAGTTTCTTTTCCGAAGGCGGTGATTATGATGGCTACTATGGCAGGTTCTTCCTTAACTGGTACTCTCGAGTTTTAGTTGATCATGGTGATCGGGTGCTTTCTCTagcaaagttagcttttgacgGAACCTGCATTGCTGCAAAG CTATCAGGTCTTCACTGGTGGTACAAGACAGCCAGTCATGCAGCTGAATTGACTGCAGGCTTCTATAATTCATGCAATCGTGATGGTTATGCTCCAATCATGACGATGCTAAAGAAGCACGAAGCTACTGTAAAATTAGCATGTACTGAATTGCACGTGTTAGACCAGCATGAAGAATTCCAAGAGGCACTGGGAGATTCTGAGGGTTTATTTTGGCAA GTGCTGAATGCTGCGTGGGATGTTTGCGTACCAGTTTCTAGTGAGAACGCTCTTGCTTGTCATGATCGTATCAGCTACAACAAGATATTGGATAATTCCAAGCCCTTGACTGATCCAGATGGAAGGCATTTGTCATCTTTTACCTACCTTAGGCTCAGTCCACTCCTAATGGAAAGACAAAACTTCATGGAATTTGAGCGATTCGTTAGGAGAATGCACG GGGAAGCTGTTGTTGATCACCAAGTATATAGCAAGTAG